In Sphaerodactylus townsendi isolate TG3544 linkage group LG13, MPM_Stown_v2.3, whole genome shotgun sequence, one DNA window encodes the following:
- the LOC125442919 gene encoding ribosomal biogenesis protein LAS1L-like has product MVAAAMLGNGFLIPAAEDLRTLSLGLQETKEWDFSIPQTFLRFWQPLLAGLHSREFTQTLLEKMFRELNRHARESGLHTRYLINWITEILKTNMQARMLGSSLLVSPHLLHLILQSMEPPLPLDTQKKLLCLTSIYTQEADSLPNPGSAADLCRQPIYTVESLQRKAKQSGVTLGLSKRAGRLERSAKEEDLAEEEEEEEEEMETQSLPLLESFHAENTRALAEKRAALLGSAWQVSSEATKWQQFPLGKLPSQTDDPDALRVEECSMMSALDQPVNGDHRFPTGATPWGHTPMAIAMPPGSEARRPVPRALQSASSREEVRGDLQQCGENSGVHPVPFAQQPAFFK; this is encoded by the exons AAACCAAAGAGTGGGATTTTAGCATCCCCCAAACATTCCTTCGCTTTTGGCAGCCGTTGCTGGCGGGTCTCCACTCCAGAGAGTTCACCCAGACCCTACTTGAGAAAATGTTCAGGGAGCTAAACCGACACGCCCGGGAGTCAGGGCTCCATACCCGGTACCTCATCAACTGGATCACGGAAATTCTGAAGACCAACATGCAAGCCA GAATGCTTGGAAGCTCCTTGTTGGTGAGTCCCCATCTCCTACATCT gatcctgcagagcatgGAGCCCCCTTTGCCGTTGGACACGCAGAAGAAGCTTCTCTGCCTCACCTCCATCTACACCCAAGAAGCCGACTCCCTTCCCAACCCAGGCTCGGCTGCAGACCTCTGCAGGCAGCCCATTTACACCGTGGAGAGCTTGCAGCGGAAAGCCAAACAGAGCGGGGTGACTCTTGGGCTCAGCAAGAGGGCGGGACGGCTGGAGCGGTCTGCCAAAGAGGAGGACctggcggaggaggaggaagaagaagaagaagagatggaaacTCAGTCCCTGCCTCTGCTGGAATCGTTCCATGCTGAGAACACCAGGGCTTTAGCAGAGAAGAGGGCTGCGCTCCTGGGGTCAGCTTGGCAAGTCAGTTCAG AGGCAACCAAGTGGCAGCAGTTTCCTCTGGGAAAACTGCCTAGTCAGACAGACGATCCCGACGCCCTAAGGGTGGAAGAGTGCTCCATGATGTCGGCTCTGGACCAGCCGGTGAATGGAGACCACAGATTCCCAACTGGTGCCAC GCcgtggggacacacccccatggccatagCGATGCCTccggggtcggaggccaggaggcctgTCCCCCGGGCTCTGCAGAGCGccagcagccgagaggaggtaagaggggacctACAGCAGTGCGGGGAAAACTCCGgcgtccacccagtgccgttcgctcagcagccgGCGTTTTTCAAATGA